The Nostoc sp. NIES-3756 DNA window ATTAAAGAGTATTTTGCTAACTACTTTTTACACATGTCTGATGTGACTTTTGATATGCGGTTTAACCAAATGAATGTACATTCTGGTTATGCTGAACCTTGGCGGGTAACTTTAGTAAATACAGGCGACAATACCATGACTGGTGGACGCTTGAAGCGTGTCCGTGAACATATTGGTAACGAAACTTTTTGCTTTACCTATGGTGATGGTGTTAGCGATGTAAATATTACCGAATTAGTTAGATTTCATCAAGAACAAAAGACCTTAGGAACACTCACCGCAGTTCAACCAGCCGGACGTTTTGGGGCAATATCTTTGGGATACGAACAAACTAAAATTAGTAGTTTCCGTGAAAAGCCTGAAGGTGATGGTGCTTGGATTAACGGTGGTTATTTTGTCCTAGAACCAGAAGTCATTGATTTGATTGCTGATGATACTACAGTTTGGGAAAAAGAACCATTAGAAAAGTTAGCAGATATGGAAGAATTGTCTGCCTTTAAACACAATGGTTTCTGGCAACCAATGGATACATTAAGAGATAAAAATTACCTAGAAGATTTATGGAAGAATCACCAAGCTCCTTGGAAAGTTTGGTCATAGATTTACGGAAAAATCAAAAATAATTTCGGCATTTTGTCCTACATTATTTTGATTTTCGTTGTAAGGTATTGTTTACTACAACAATAGTGTAATTTTAAGTGCAATAACACCAATGTACGATTTTGCCATTGTCGGTGGGGGAATAGTTGGACTGTCTACAGGGATGGCTTTAAGCAAGCGTTATCCCCAAGCACGAATTTTAGTATTAGAGAAAGAAAGTCAGTGGGCTTTTCACCAAACAGGTAATAATAGTGGGGTAATTCACTCTGGTATTTATTACAAACCAGGGAGTTTTAAAGCTAAATTCTGCCGTGATGGTAGAGACTCAATGGTACAATTTTGCCAAGAACATGGCATAGACCATGAAGTCTGCGGTAAGGTGATTGTAGCAACCAATGAGCAAGAACTGCCACGCCTAGAAAACCTCTACAAACGCGGTTTAGAAAATGGCATAGAAGTTAAAAGAATTAGCCCCCAAGAAGTTAAAGAAATTGAACCTCACGTTAGTTGTGTAGGTGGTATCCGGGTTTTCTCCACTGGCATTGTTAATTATAAACAAGTTTGTTTAAAATACGCCGAGTTAATTCAACAACAAGGTGGAGAGTTACGTCTAAATACTAAGGTACTGAAGATTTCCCCCAGTGGTAAACATCACGTACTGGAAACTAATAACGGTAACTTTGAAACCCGCTTTGTCATCAATTGTGCCGGATTGCATAGCGATCGCATTGCTAAATTAGGTGGTGTACAACCCCAGGCTAAAATCGTCCCCTTCCGGGGAGAATATTACGAACTCACCCCCGAAAAACGCTATTTGGTCAAAACGCTCATTTATCCGGTTCCTAACCCCGAATTTCCCTTCCTGGGTGTCCACTTCACCAAGATGATTGACGGGAGTGTCCACGCTGGGCCTAATGCAGTTCTTAGCCTCAAGCGCGAAGGTTACACCAAAACCGACTTCGACCTTAAAGACTTTGCTGAGGTAATGACATACCCTGGTTTCTGGAAACTCGCCGCCAAACACGCCGACGAAGGTATCCAAGAAATCATTCGTTCCTTTAGCAAAGCTGCCTTTACCAGAAGTCTGCAAAAACTGATTCCCGAAGTTCAAGCCGAGGATTTAGTCCCCACCCATGCAGGAGTACGCGCCCAAGCTTTAATGGATGATGGCAAACTCGTAGACGACTTTTACATCGTCCCTGGTAACAACTCCATCCATGTCTGCAATGCACCCTCACCAGCCGCGACTTCTTCCTTAGAAATAGGAAAAGCGATCGCTGCACAAATCGCCCAACACTCAGATATGCCAGCAGTCGTCAGTTAGTTCGTAGTGGGGGCTTTAGCCCTCATAAAAAAATATTTCTTCTAATAATTTGACATGACAGCTTAGGCTGGCTGGCATCATACTCTGCTGCGCTAGTGGTTAGAAAACTTGTGTAATTAGCATTAGTGAATAAACCCAAACTTTAAAACTAATGCCATAATACCAACCCTCCCACATCTAAATTATAAGCAGCTTACGTAATTACGAATTACGAATTATTCTGGGTTCATTTACCAAAATAACTTTTTCAATACAGAGAAATTACCAAAAATGAAAGTTTTAGTAACTGGAACTGAAGGCTATCTTGGTTGTTTATTACCTTCCTTATTAATCAAACGCGGACACGAAGTTATTGGTGTAGATACTGGTTTTTATAAAGTAGGCTGGCTATACAACGGTACAGAAATTACCGCCAAAACCCTCAACAAAGATATCCGCCACATCACCCCCGAAGATTTGGCAGGGGTAGAAGCAATAGTTCACATGGCGGAACTATCCAACGATCCCACCGGACAATTATCGCCAAATATCACCTACGACATTAACCATTTAGGTTCAGTACGCCTCGCTAACCTAGCCAAAACAATGGGTGTACGGCGCTTCGTCTATATGTCTTCTTGTAGTGTTTATGGTGTAGCTACAGATGGCGATGTCACAGAAGAATCTCCTGTTAATCCCCAAACAGCCTACGCAGAATGCAAAACCCTCGTAGAACGAGATGTCACACTCCTAGCAGATGATGACTTCTCTCCCACCTTCATGCGCAACGCCACTGCTTTTGGTGCTTCCCCCAGAATGCGGTTTGACATCGTTTTGAACAACCTATCTGGCTTGGCTTGGACTACCAAAGAAATCAAAATGACCAGTGATGGTACACCTTGGCGGCCATTAGTCCACGCCTTAGATATCTGCAAAGCTATTGTTTGTGCTTTAGAAGCACCCCGCGATATTGTGCATAATCAAGTCTTTAACGTTGGTGACACAGCTAATAACTACCGTGTTAAAGAAATTGCCGAAATTATTGCTGAGACTTTCCCAGGATGTAAATTGTCCTTTGGTGATAACGGTGCAGATAACCGCAGCTATCGCGTATCTTTTGAAAAAATCAACAGTATCCTACCAGGATTTAAGTGTGATTGGGATGCACAAAAAGGTGCAAGACAACTATTTGATTTATTCAGTCAAATAGATATGACAGAAGATACCTTCTTGTTTAGAGGTTTTACCCGCTTAAAGCAATTGGAATATCTCATCCGTACTGAACAAATCAACCAAGATTTCTTCTGGAATATCAAGTAATCTTACTTGACGGTAATTGGTAATAGATAATTATCAAAAAATCACCAATTAGCTATTACCAATTACCAACCTAATCTATTTTATTTTATCCCCATATCATATTTTTTTAATCATGAATAAACTACTAACAATTGCCCTGCCTACTTATAACCGCGCTAAGTTACTTGATAACCAACTTGCATGGTTGGCTAATGCCATTAAAGGTTTTGAATCGGAATGTGAAATCATTATTTCTGATAATTGTTCAGAAGATAATACTCCTGAAATAGTTAAGAAATGGCAGAAAGCTTTGCCAAAAACCACTTTTCGTGCTAACAGACATAGTAAAAATTTAGGAGTGATGAGAAACATTGCTTATTGCCTAAATGCAGCAACAAGCAAATATGTTTGGACAATTAGTGATGACGATAGAATCGAGGACACAGCGATTCCCTATCTTATCAGGACATTAAATGAATCAGCTAATTTAAGCCTACTAATTCTCAATTTTTCTTGTCGTCATGAAGTAACAGGCGAAATATTGTACCAAAACTGTTATCAAACCAAGGAAGAAGTAGTAGAGTCTGACGGTAAGGCAGCTTTTGAGCGTTGCATTCAGGAAAACCGCTCTGGTGTACAATTAATGTCTGCTCAAGTATACAGAACAGATTTAGCAAAACTTGCATTAAAAACTTGGGCTGATGGGGTAAATAACTTAGATTATCAAGTATATTTAACTGGCTTTTGTGCTTTTCATGGAAATGTCAAAATCAGCAAAGATACTTATCTAGAAAATGCTTTTGGTGCTAGTCATTGGATGGTTAAACCCAAAATGTTGCTGAAGATGCAGTATACATATTCACCAGAAGTAAATATTAAACTTAAAGAAATAGGCTATCCAAGTAATTTTTGCAGAAACTTGATTTTAGAACATTTTAGCCATAATAATTGGCGAGTTCTATTAGGAGCTTTGAGAAGATGGCCTATTCTAGCATTGACTACAGCAATTCCTTACTTTGGATTAGTAAGTTTATCAGTTTTAGAAACTGTTCTTTTATCTAAAGAAGGAAATACTCAAGAAATAGTCAACCATACGAATAGCAAGAACTAAGAATTATTACGTCTTCCACCCATTAAATTCAGAAACAAAACACAGTTACAATCACATGTTGAACATAATCAAAGATAAAGTTGAAGCAATCAATTCAGAGGTTGCTTATAGAGTCAAACTCTTGCAACATGCTCAAAATCTACCTGCAATCGAACCACGCGATCGCCACATCGTTGATGCGCTCAAAAAAGATGCAATTTGTATTACTACACTGGAAGAATTAGGACTAGAATTTACACCACAATTACTTAAAGCTTCCCATGCAATATTACCCACAATGGGAACAGGTGAGTACCAAGATTCAGACAAAAATCCTCCAGAAATTTACACAGTTACCCACATACCTGCTTTTAATAACTGGGGAAGTGAACAAAGACTATTGAACATTCTGGAAAATTATATCGGTTTACCTGTTGCCTATCACGGCGTACAAATTCGCAAAGATTTTATAAATGTAAATCAATTCAGTACAATGTTATGGCATAGAGATTCAGAAGATCGCCGTATTGTCAAAATCATTATTTACTTAAATGATGTAGAAAAAGAACAAGGGCCTTTTGAATATGTACCTGCATCTTTAACATCTATAGATAACCTGAATTTCTATCGACTTTATCCTAAAATACATAATTCAGGGATTGATGATGAGCAATTAAATAAAATTGTTCCCAAATCAGCCTGGAAGTCATGCACAGGCCCAGCCGGAACTGTGATTATTGCTGATACCCAAAGACTTTTACATCACGGTACAGTTCGCACACAAGAGCGTTCAACGCTATTTTTTGCCTACACTTCTAACCCCGCCAAACGCCCAGGACTTTGTACTCAATATTGGGATGAAACCTTTCCCAAACCCAATATCGATAAACTTCCTGTTTAGCTTGTTTATCTGGGTAAATACTAAATGGTTAGTATTTATTTTCCCATAACCAATTTCTAATTGAGAAACATATGATTTTTACAACTACAGCCCTCAAAGACGCATATATTATTGACTTAGAAGAAAAGCCTGATCATCGCGGTTTCTTTGCCAGAACTTTTTGCGCCAATGAATTTGCAGCACATGGTTTAAAACCAGTAGTTGCTCAGTGTAACCTATCTTATAACTTTAAAAAAGGCACACTGCGGGGTATGCACTATCAATTGCAACCAGCCGCAGAAACAAAATTAATTCGTTGTATTAAAGGCGCTATCTACGATGTAATTATTGATATGCGTCCTGAATCGCCAACATTTTTATCACACATTGGCGTAGAATTAACTGCCGATAATCGTCGTGCTTTATATGTACCAGAAATGTTTGCTCACGGTTATCAAGCCCTCACCGATGATGCAGAAGTAGTTTATCAAGTAGGCGAATTTTATACACCAGGATACGAAAAAGGATTACGTTACAACGACCCATTTTTTAATATCGAATGGCCTCTAGAAGTAACCGTAATTTCTGAAAAAGATGCCAACTGGCCTCTGTTAGAAACATTACCAATTGGTAGTCCTGATCCTGTAGAAGCTGTTTGTTAGAGAGTGCTGAGTCAAAAGTCCATAGTCCACAGTCCAGAGTTTTTTGACTAATGACCAATGACAACTGATAACTGACTTGACTCTGCTTCCTATCTGCAAAAATATAAAGGAATTTACGCAAATGATTATTATTGATAATGCTCTCAAAGCCCGTGCTGCTGCGGGTAATCCTGTGAAAGTGGGAATGATTGGCGCTGGTTTTATGGGTCGAGGTATTGCCAATCAAATTATTAATTCGGTTCCAGGGATGGAATTAGTTGCTATCTCTAACCGCAGTATTGATGGTGCGAAACGCGCTTATACAGAAGCTGGGATTGAGGATATTTGTGTTGTAGACTCTGTAGGCGAATTGGAAAGTGCGATCGCTCAAGGTAAGTATGCTATTACCGAAGATGCTAAACTAATCTGTCAAGCTGATGGGATTGACGCAATTGTCGAAGTTACTGGGGCGGTAGAGTTTGGCGCTCATGTGGTGATGGAAGCGATCGCCCATCGCAAGCATATTATTATGATGAATGCGGAACTTGATGGTACTATCGGCCCTATCCTCAAAGTATATGCAGACAAAGCTGGTGTCATCCTCAGCGCCTGCGATGGCGACCAGCCAGGTGTACAAATGAACCTTTACCGCTTCGTGAAAAGCATTGGTTTAACTCCCCTATTGTGCGGTAACATCAAAGGCTTGCAAGACCCCTATCGCAACCCCACCACTCAAGAAGGCTTCGCCAAACGTTGGGGACAAAAAGCCCACATGGTAACAAGCTTTGCTGATGGTAGCAAAATTTCCTTTGAGCAGGCGATCGTGGCTAACGCTACAGGGATGAAAGTCGCCAAGCGGGGGATGTTGGGCTACGACTTCACTGGTCATGTGGATGAAATGACCAACATGTACGATGTAGAACAACTCAAGGAACTAGGCGGTATTGTTGATTATGTCGTCGGTGCAAAACCCGGCCCTGGCATATACGTATTCGCCACCCACGACGACCCCAAACAATGCCACTACCTCAACCTCTACAAATTAGGTGAAGGCCCCCTCTATAGCTTCTACACACCATACCACCTCTGCCATTTTGAAGTTCCCTTATCTGTAGCCCGTGCTGTCCTCTTCCAAGATGCTGTGATGGCTCCTCTAGCAGGCCCCTTAGTAGATGTAGTAACTACAGCCAAAATTGACCTCAAAGCAGGCGAAACCCTAGACGGTATCGGCTACTACATGACCTATGGACAATGTGAAAATTCCGATATCGTCCAACGGCAAAAGCTCTTACCAATGGGTCTAGCTGAAGGCTGCCGTCTGAAACGAGACATTGCCAAAGACCAAGTACTTACATACGATGATGTAGAACTACCCGAAGGCAGACTTTGTGACAAACTAAGAGCCGAGCAAGATAAATATTTTGCTCCAGAAAAAGTGTTGGTAACTGTTGGTTAAAACCTAAATATAGAAGTAGGCTGGTCATTGCCTAGCAACAGCTACAAAAACTAAATCACATTTCTATAAAT harbors:
- the rfbC gene encoding dTDP-4-dehydrorhamnose 3,5-epimerase — encoded protein: MIFTTTALKDAYIIDLEEKPDHRGFFARTFCANEFAAHGLKPVVAQCNLSYNFKKGTLRGMHYQLQPAAETKLIRCIKGAIYDVIIDMRPESPTFLSHIGVELTADNRRALYVPEMFAHGYQALTDDAEVVYQVGEFYTPGYEKGLRYNDPFFNIEWPLEVTVISEKDANWPLLETLPIGSPDPVEAVC
- a CDS encoding phytanoyl-CoA dioxygenase, which produces MLNIIKDKVEAINSEVAYRVKLLQHAQNLPAIEPRDRHIVDALKKDAICITTLEELGLEFTPQLLKASHAILPTMGTGEYQDSDKNPPEIYTVTHIPAFNNWGSEQRLLNILENYIGLPVAYHGVQIRKDFINVNQFSTMLWHRDSEDRRIVKIIIYLNDVEKEQGPFEYVPASLTSIDNLNFYRLYPKIHNSGIDDEQLNKIVPKSAWKSCTGPAGTVIIADTQRLLHHGTVRTQERSTLFFAYTSNPAKRPGLCTQYWDETFPKPNIDKLPV
- a CDS encoding glycosyltransferase family 2 protein, which gives rise to MNKLLTIALPTYNRAKLLDNQLAWLANAIKGFESECEIIISDNCSEDNTPEIVKKWQKALPKTTFRANRHSKNLGVMRNIAYCLNAATSKYVWTISDDDRIEDTAIPYLIRTLNESANLSLLILNFSCRHEVTGEILYQNCYQTKEEVVESDGKAAFERCIQENRSGVQLMSAQVYRTDLAKLALKTWADGVNNLDYQVYLTGFCAFHGNVKISKDTYLENAFGASHWMVKPKMLLKMQYTYSPEVNIKLKEIGYPSNFCRNLILEHFSHNNWRVLLGALRRWPILALTTAIPYFGLVSLSVLETVLLSKEGNTQEIVNHTNSKN
- the lhgO gene encoding L-2-hydroxyglutarate oxidase is translated as MYDFAIVGGGIVGLSTGMALSKRYPQARILVLEKESQWAFHQTGNNSGVIHSGIYYKPGSFKAKFCRDGRDSMVQFCQEHGIDHEVCGKVIVATNEQELPRLENLYKRGLENGIEVKRISPQEVKEIEPHVSCVGGIRVFSTGIVNYKQVCLKYAELIQQQGGELRLNTKVLKISPSGKHHVLETNNGNFETRFVINCAGLHSDRIAKLGGVQPQAKIVPFRGEYYELTPEKRYLVKTLIYPVPNPEFPFLGVHFTKMIDGSVHAGPNAVLSLKREGYTKTDFDLKDFAEVMTYPGFWKLAAKHADEGIQEIIRSFSKAAFTRSLQKLIPEVQAEDLVPTHAGVRAQALMDDGKLVDDFYIVPGNNSIHVCNAPSPAATSSLEIGKAIAAQIAQHSDMPAVVS
- a CDS encoding NAD-dependent epimerase/dehydratase family protein translates to MKVLVTGTEGYLGCLLPSLLIKRGHEVIGVDTGFYKVGWLYNGTEITAKTLNKDIRHITPEDLAGVEAIVHMAELSNDPTGQLSPNITYDINHLGSVRLANLAKTMGVRRFVYMSSCSVYGVATDGDVTEESPVNPQTAYAECKTLVERDVTLLADDDFSPTFMRNATAFGASPRMRFDIVLNNLSGLAWTTKEIKMTSDGTPWRPLVHALDICKAIVCALEAPRDIVHNQVFNVGDTANNYRVKEIAEIIAETFPGCKLSFGDNGADNRSYRVSFEKINSILPGFKCDWDAQKGARQLFDLFSQIDMTEDTFLFRGFTRLKQLEYLIRTEQINQDFFWNIK
- the rfbF gene encoding glucose-1-phosphate cytidylyltransferase, whose translation is MKAVILAGGLGTRLSEETSIKPKPMVEIGGKPILWHIMKTYSAHGINDFIICCGYKGYVIKEYFANYFLHMSDVTFDMRFNQMNVHSGYAEPWRVTLVNTGDNTMTGGRLKRVREHIGNETFCFTYGDGVSDVNITELVRFHQEQKTLGTLTAVQPAGRFGAISLGYEQTKISSFREKPEGDGAWINGGYFVLEPEVIDLIADDTTVWEKEPLEKLADMEELSAFKHNGFWQPMDTLRDKNYLEDLWKNHQAPWKVWS
- a CDS encoding NAD(P)H-dependent oxidoreductase; this translates as MIIIDNALKARAAAGNPVKVGMIGAGFMGRGIANQIINSVPGMELVAISNRSIDGAKRAYTEAGIEDICVVDSVGELESAIAQGKYAITEDAKLICQADGIDAIVEVTGAVEFGAHVVMEAIAHRKHIIMMNAELDGTIGPILKVYADKAGVILSACDGDQPGVQMNLYRFVKSIGLTPLLCGNIKGLQDPYRNPTTQEGFAKRWGQKAHMVTSFADGSKISFEQAIVANATGMKVAKRGMLGYDFTGHVDEMTNMYDVEQLKELGGIVDYVVGAKPGPGIYVFATHDDPKQCHYLNLYKLGEGPLYSFYTPYHLCHFEVPLSVARAVLFQDAVMAPLAGPLVDVVTTAKIDLKAGETLDGIGYYMTYGQCENSDIVQRQKLLPMGLAEGCRLKRDIAKDQVLTYDDVELPEGRLCDKLRAEQDKYFAPEKVLVTVG